A genomic segment from Dermacentor silvarum isolate Dsil-2018 chromosome 11, BIME_Dsil_1.4, whole genome shotgun sequence encodes:
- the LOC119433628 gene encoding uncharacterized protein LOC119433628 has product MAWDQNLILAYTPYPLIAEKLIGELTVLCSVGLGEILHIRRLGTTNQVRPTTRKPRPPDTRASQPVTPSPATKSPPTPHPGAGTPGPSKRGLTPPGPPTERSPSKQGLPASSTSHPPPPGVQPAAQGEIAWAARTRQGPQAMEALVNRSPPLPTSTPSGPAPEAMDSAPSEQTDCTALLSPIEMRLSNLEGQMASIVTAIEDRLAAAIQTVFDRIPSMIVAQLPQIVSSTRWPTTKLKRVNKSQMQRPLPHMAEADRQPVSLTDMDMDLSALLEATQNSNPQDVGPRP; this is encoded by the exons ATGGCGTGGGACCAAAACCTCATCCTGGCCTACACCCCATACCCGCTTATTGCGGAAAAACTGATTGGCGAACTCACAGTTCTCTGCTCGGTCGGACTG GGCGAGATCCTCCACATCCGGCGATTGGGCACCACCAACCAAGTGAGGCCCACCACGCGGAAGCCGAGGCCGCCCGACACCCGGGCTTCACAGCCGGTGACTCCATCTCCTGCCACCAAATCTCCTCCAACCCCGCATCCTGGAGCGGGGACCCCCGGTCCTTCCAAGCGAGGCCTCACTCCTCCGGGACCTCCTACCGAGAGGTCTCCATCGAAGCAGGGCCTACCTGCCTCCTCCACATCGCACCCGCCGCCACCCGGAGTCCAGCCTGCTGCCCAAGGGGAAATCGCATGGGCTGCTCGCACCCGACAAGGACCTCAG GCAATGGAGGCGCTCGTGAACCGCTCGCCCCCACTTCCTACCTCGACACCTTCCGGGCCAGCACCGGAAGCGATGGACAGTGCCCCCTCTGAACAAACGGACTGCACGGCACTCCTCTCTCCGATTGAAATGCGTCTCAGCAACCTGGAGGGCCAAATGGCCTCCATAGTAACCGCTATCGAGGATAGACTCGCTGCTGCCATTCAAACCGTATTCGACCGCATCCCGTCCATGATAGTGGCCCAGCTGCCCCAAATCGTTTCCAGCACCCGTTGGCCCACCACCAAGCTTAAACGGGTGAATAAATCTCAGATGCAACGGCCACTACCTCATATGGCTGAGGCTGATCGGCAGCCTGTCAGTTTGACTGACATGGACATGGACCTCTCTGCTCTACTGGAAGCCACCCAAAATTCTAATCCCCAAGATGTCGGGCCGCGGCCCTAA